One genomic segment of Mycolicibacterium gilvum includes these proteins:
- a CDS encoding ABC transporter ATP-binding protein — MAAITMRNIVKKYGDGYPAVNDVSLDIADGEFVILVGPSGCGKSTLLRMIVGLEDITSGDMMIGDKRVNDMAPRDRNLAMVFQNYALYPHLTVFENIAFPLRLAGKLSDDEIRQRVNDAATTLELGEHLDRKPANLSGGQRQRVAMGRAIVREADAFLFDEPLSNLDAKLRGQMRTEILRLQRKLGVTTVYVTHDQTEAMTLGDRVAVLKKGVLQQVASPRELYDQPVNLFVAGFIGSPPMNFVPARVTGNEIELPFATVPLRDEWRGSVEEGKVYIAGIRPGAFEDAEFVDRDKASRGVTFDVEIDVTEWLGNEQYAFVPFEATTEISGQLAELANELDSEQLRTQICVELDPLSRVRSGDKATLWLDSERLHLFDPHSGDNLTRVSHERPREQNPPESRGRHAATAG, encoded by the coding sequence ATGGCAGCAATCACGATGCGCAATATCGTCAAGAAATACGGTGACGGCTATCCGGCCGTCAACGATGTGAGCCTCGACATCGCCGACGGTGAGTTCGTGATCCTCGTCGGTCCGTCGGGCTGCGGCAAGTCGACCCTGCTGCGGATGATCGTGGGGCTCGAGGACATCACGTCCGGGGACATGATGATCGGCGACAAGCGGGTCAACGACATGGCTCCGCGCGACCGCAACCTGGCCATGGTGTTCCAGAACTACGCGCTCTACCCGCACCTGACGGTGTTCGAGAACATCGCGTTCCCACTTCGGTTGGCGGGCAAGCTGTCCGACGACGAGATCCGGCAGCGGGTCAACGACGCGGCCACGACGCTCGAGCTCGGCGAGCATCTCGACCGCAAGCCGGCCAACCTGTCGGGCGGTCAGCGTCAGCGGGTCGCGATGGGTCGCGCGATCGTGCGCGAGGCCGACGCGTTCCTGTTCGACGAACCGCTGAGCAACCTCGATGCCAAGCTGCGCGGCCAGATGCGCACCGAGATCCTGCGCCTGCAACGCAAACTGGGTGTCACGACCGTGTACGTGACGCACGACCAGACCGAGGCGATGACGCTGGGCGATCGCGTCGCGGTGCTCAAAAAGGGTGTGCTGCAGCAGGTCGCCAGCCCGCGCGAACTCTACGACCAGCCCGTCAACCTGTTCGTCGCCGGCTTCATCGGCTCGCCGCCGATGAACTTCGTCCCGGCGCGGGTGACGGGCAACGAGATCGAGTTGCCGTTCGCGACCGTCCCGCTGCGTGACGAGTGGCGCGGCTCGGTGGAGGAAGGGAAGGTCTATATCGCCGGGATCCGGCCGGGTGCCTTCGAGGACGCCGAGTTCGTCGACCGGGACAAGGCTTCGCGTGGGGTCACTTTCGACGTCGAGATCGATGTCACCGAATGGCTGGGCAACGAGCAGTACGCCTTCGTGCCGTTCGAGGCGACGACGGAGATCTCGGGCCAGTTGGCCGAGCTGGCAAATGAACTCGACAGTGAGCAGCTCCGCACGCAGATCTGTGTGGAGCTCGACCCGCTGAGCCGGGTGCGTTCCGGAGACAAGGCCACCCTGTGGCTGGACTCGGAGCGGCTGCACCTGTTCGACCCGCACTCGGGTGACAACCTGACCCGGGTCTCCCACGAGCGCCCGCGCGAGCAGAATCCACCCGAATCCCGGGGCCGGCACGCGGCGACCGCGGGCTGA
- a CDS encoding DUF4032 domain-containing protein has product MAAPELRLRAPRPGLIALPWDRPLADWAAPDVALRDIAVGPSRHLVRFVESDGELWALKELPPRIAGREYGVLSRLEEMGINSVRAAGVVFQPDFDTAILLTRYLVGSWQYRRLFMRLPPDAPKHRARLFDAMATLLVELHRHGVFWGDCSLANTLFSRDGQVLQAFLVDAETSEVHPGLSDGQRAHDIDITVENVGAGLLDMAAKLERPDLQPGFIAEAVGIRDRYEQLWNLLDAKPTFGFADRYRVESTIRKLNELGFAVDEVSLQPVSSGAEDLRLHVAVGDRNFHATQLRRLTGLDVGEGQARILLGDLHAYQGQLCREAGHDVDERTAAQLWVMEVATPTMHRAHRAVGGAGTPIQAYCDLLEVRWLLSERAGQDVGTERALQALARNVVPSESAAQLAVVEVPTEPFSVLDDE; this is encoded by the coding sequence ATGGCCGCTCCCGAATTGCGGCTACGGGCCCCGCGCCCGGGGCTGATCGCGCTGCCGTGGGACCGGCCGCTCGCCGACTGGGCCGCACCCGATGTCGCGTTGCGCGACATCGCGGTGGGGCCGAGCAGGCACCTGGTCAGGTTCGTCGAATCCGACGGCGAACTGTGGGCGCTCAAGGAGTTGCCGCCCCGGATCGCCGGCCGCGAGTACGGCGTGCTGAGCCGGCTCGAAGAGATGGGGATCAACTCCGTACGTGCGGCGGGTGTGGTCTTCCAGCCGGATTTCGACACCGCGATCCTGCTGACGCGGTATCTGGTCGGTTCGTGGCAGTACCGGCGGCTCTTCATGCGACTGCCGCCCGATGCGCCCAAACACCGGGCCCGGCTGTTCGATGCGATGGCCACGCTGCTCGTCGAGCTGCACCGTCACGGTGTCTTCTGGGGCGACTGCTCGCTGGCCAACACCTTGTTCTCGCGCGACGGGCAGGTGCTGCAGGCGTTCCTCGTCGACGCCGAGACCAGCGAGGTGCATCCGGGACTGTCCGACGGGCAGCGCGCACACGACATCGACATCACGGTGGAGAACGTCGGGGCCGGGCTGCTGGACATGGCCGCCAAGCTCGAAAGACCGGATCTGCAGCCGGGTTTCATCGCCGAAGCGGTCGGTATCAGAGATCGCTACGAACAGTTGTGGAACCTGCTGGATGCGAAGCCGACGTTCGGTTTCGCCGATCGCTACCGGGTCGAGAGCACGATCCGCAAGCTCAACGAACTCGGCTTCGCCGTCGACGAGGTGTCGCTGCAGCCGGTGAGTTCCGGCGCCGAGGATCTGCGGTTACACGTCGCGGTGGGCGACCGCAACTTCCATGCGACCCAGCTGCGGCGGCTCACCGGGCTCGACGTCGGCGAGGGGCAGGCACGGATCCTGCTCGGGGATCTGCACGCCTATCAGGGGCAGCTGTGCCGGGAAGCCGGCCACGACGTCGATGAGCGGACCGCCGCGCAGTTGTGGGTGATGGAGGTGGCCACACCCACCATGCACCGTGCGCACCGAGCGGTCGGCGGCGCGGGGACCCCGATCCAGGCCTACTGCGATCTGCTGGAGGTGCGGTGGCTGTTGTCCGAGCGCGCCGGCCAGGACGTCGGTACCGAACGTGCGCTGCAGGCGTTGGCGCGCAACGTCGTACCGTCGGAGTCGGCCGCGCAGCTCGCCGTGGTGGAGGTTCCGACCGAGCCCTTCTCGGTGCTCGACGACGAGTAA
- a CDS encoding carbohydrate ABC transporter permease, with protein sequence MTKNTKWWTIAGIVIVIYSFVPMLWMISLAFKPPSDIVSGEPSFLPSTVTFDNFAQIFSNPLFTRALINSIGIALVATVISVIIAMFAAYAIARLEFPGKKVLLSLALGIAMFPQAALVGPLFDMWRGLGIYDTWLGLIIPYLTFALPLSIWTMSAFFRQIPWEMEHAAQVDGATQWQAFRKVIVPLAAPGVFTTAILTFFFCWNDFLFAISLTSTDSARTVPAALAFFQGASYFESPVPYIMAASVIVTIPVVILVLVFQRRIVAGLTSGAVKG encoded by the coding sequence GTGACCAAGAACACCAAGTGGTGGACGATCGCGGGCATCGTGATCGTGATCTACAGCTTCGTGCCGATGCTGTGGATGATCAGCCTGGCGTTCAAGCCGCCGTCGGACATCGTGTCGGGCGAACCGTCGTTCCTGCCGAGCACCGTCACGTTCGACAACTTCGCCCAGATCTTCAGCAATCCGCTGTTCACCAGGGCGCTGATCAACTCGATCGGCATCGCGCTGGTCGCCACCGTCATCTCGGTGATCATCGCGATGTTCGCCGCGTATGCCATTGCGCGTCTGGAGTTCCCGGGCAAGAAGGTGCTGCTGTCGCTGGCGCTGGGCATCGCCATGTTCCCGCAGGCCGCACTCGTCGGTCCGCTGTTCGACATGTGGCGCGGGCTGGGCATCTACGACACCTGGCTGGGTCTGATCATCCCGTACCTGACCTTCGCACTGCCCCTGTCGATCTGGACGATGTCGGCCTTCTTCCGGCAGATCCCGTGGGAGATGGAGCATGCCGCACAGGTCGACGGCGCCACCCAGTGGCAGGCGTTCCGCAAGGTGATCGTGCCGTTGGCCGCGCCGGGCGTGTTCACGACCGCGATCCTGACGTTCTTCTTCTGCTGGAACGACTTCCTGTTCGCGATCTCGCTGACGTCCACGGACAGCGCACGCACGGTGCCCGCCGCGCTGGCGTTCTTCCAGGGCGCGTCGTACTTCGAATCCCCCGTCCCCTACATCATGGCGGCCTCGGTGATCGTGACGATCCCCGTCGTCATCCTGGTTCTCGTCTTCCAACGGCGCATCGTCGCCGGTCTTACTTCCGGAGCAGTGAAGGGATAG
- a CDS encoding alpha/beta fold hydrolase — MDVRIRNSVRVVGRPDGRPLMLAHGFGCDQNLWRLVVPLLSDRFRIVLFDHVGSGSSDAGAWTAKRYADLQQYADDILEIVDGMRLREVVYVGHSVAAMMGVLATAKNPGAFAGLVLLTPSPRYLDDGDYRGGFTRLDIDELLDSIESNYLGWSRAMAPVIMGTPERPDLEGELADAFCRTDPQRALAFARATFLSDNRADLARVTVPTVVVECARDTLAPREVGAYCHEQIAGSTLVTLDASGHCPHLSAPEDTAAAIADFALRL, encoded by the coding sequence ATGGACGTCCGCATCAGGAACAGCGTCCGCGTCGTCGGGCGGCCGGACGGACGCCCCCTCATGCTCGCGCACGGCTTCGGCTGCGACCAGAACCTGTGGCGACTCGTCGTTCCGCTGCTCTCCGACAGATTCCGCATCGTGTTGTTCGATCACGTCGGGTCGGGTTCCTCCGATGCCGGAGCGTGGACCGCGAAGCGGTACGCCGACCTGCAGCAGTACGCCGATGACATCCTCGAGATCGTCGACGGCATGCGGCTGCGGGAGGTCGTGTACGTCGGCCATTCGGTCGCGGCGATGATGGGTGTGCTCGCCACCGCGAAGAACCCGGGCGCGTTCGCGGGGCTCGTTCTGCTGACCCCGTCCCCGCGCTATCTCGACGATGGCGATTACCGCGGCGGCTTCACCCGCTTGGACATCGACGAGTTGCTCGACTCCATCGAGAGCAACTATCTGGGATGGTCCCGTGCGATGGCGCCGGTGATCATGGGAACCCCGGAGCGTCCCGACCTCGAAGGCGAACTGGCCGACGCGTTCTGCCGCACCGACCCGCAACGGGCGCTGGCGTTCGCGAGGGCCACATTCCTGTCCGACAACCGGGCCGATCTCGCGCGGGTCACGGTGCCGACGGTGGTGGTCGAGTGCGCCAGGGACACACTCGCACCGCGGGAGGTGGGCGCCTACTGCCACGAGCAGATCGCAGGGAGCACGCTGGTCACCCTCGACGCCAGCGGGCACTGCCCGCATCTGAGCGCCCCGGAGGACACCGCGGCCGCGATCGCCGACTTCGCCCTGCGGTTGTGA